A genomic window from Enoplosus armatus isolate fEnoArm2 chromosome 20, fEnoArm2.hap1, whole genome shotgun sequence includes:
- the bsk146 gene encoding serine/threonine-protein kinase SBK1 — protein sequence MSSSPLVSRANMDILDELQLIAAQNLERLEVNKYYEVIRELGKGTYGKVDLVIHKIRGTKMALKFLKKKTTKLKSFLREYSISLYLSPCPFIINMFGIAFETDEYYVFAQEYALAGDLFDIIPPQVGLPEAVAKRCVHQVAIALDYLHCKKLVHRDIKPENILIFDRECRKVKLSDFGMTRRAGSPVKRVSGTIPYTAPELCDVSRHEGFCVDYSTDVWAFGVLLFCMLTGNFPWEKALPSDSFYQEFIRWQRRRTSTVPSQWRRFTEQALRMFRRLLSVEQDRRCSVKEVFGYFSHSWMLDAENNNNNEVDGTISSSSSGEEDEELLVERMKQQTLSPLSPLSPLSPMSLVAVERGSGGGAKGGMMEPGGGHHFVSVSTNSSVSSTNSYDRMPRENSSPGGRMLVATPIEICV from the exons ATGAGTTCCTCTCCGCTGGTGTCTCGAGCCAACATGGACATCCTGGACGAGCTGCAGCTGATCGCGGCCCAGAATCTGGAGAGGCTGGAGGTCAACAAGTATTACGAGGTGATCAGGGAGCTGGGCAAGGGCACCTACGGCAAGGTGGACCTGGTCATCCATAAGATCAGAG GTACAAAAATGGCACTGAAGttcctgaagaagaagacaaccAAGCTGAAGTCCTTCCTGCGGGAGTACAGCATCTCACTCTACCTGTCTCCCTGCCCTTTTATCATCAACATGTTCGGCATCGCATTCGAGACAGACGAGTACTATGTGTTCGCACAGGAGTACGCTCTGGCAGGGGACCTCTTCGATATTATTCCTCCGCAG GTTGGTCTTCCTGAGGCGGTGGCAAAGCGCTGTGTGCACCAAGTAGCCATCGCCCTAGACTACCTGCATTGTAAGAAGCTGGTCCACAGGGACATCAAGCCCGAAAACATCCTAATTTTTGACCGAGAGTGCCGCAAGGTCAAGCTGTCTGACTTCGGCATGACCCGCCGAGCTGGCTCACCCGTGAAAAGA GTGAGTGGCACCATCCCCTACACGGCCCCGGAGCTCTGCGACGTGTCCCGCCACGAGGGTTTCTGCGTGGACTACAGCACTGACGTCTGGGCCTTTGGCGTGCTGCTCTTCTGCATGCTGACCGGCAACTTCCCCTGGGAGAAGGCGCTGCCCTCCGACTCCTTCTACCAGGAGTTCATCCgctggcagaggaggaggacgagcaCGGTGCCGTCCCAGTGGAGGCGCTTCACCGAGCAGGCCCTCCGCATGTTCCGCCGGTTGCTCTCCGTGGAACAGGACCGCCGCTGCTCCGTCAAGGAGGTCTTCGGGTACTTCAGCCACTCCTGGATGCTGGACGcggagaacaacaacaacaatg AGGTGGACGGCACTATCTCGTCATCTTCGTCCggggaggaagacgaggagctCCTTGTGGAGAGGATGAAGCAGCAGACtttatctcctctctccccGCTGTCACCCCTCTCTCCCATGTCTCTGGTGGCGGTGGAGAGGGGGAGCGGCGGCGGGGCAAAGGGCGGGATGATGGAGCCAGGCGGCGGCCACCATTTCGTGTCCGTCTCCACCAACAGCTCTGTGTCGTCCACCAACAGTTACGATCGAATGCCGCGAGAAAACAGTTCGCCGGGTGGCCGCATGCTGGTGGCTACGCCCATTGAAATCTGCGTCTGA